The following are encoded together in the Kribbella sp. CA-293567 genome:
- a CDS encoding ABC transporter substrate-binding protein, whose protein sequence is MKLRLLTAAATAVTLLATAGCGGGSDDAAASGPLDLRMTIWSANAKHTALFDQIAAAYKKDHPEVGRITFESIPFDSYTTALTTQIGGGNAPDLAWILESTAPDFVTSGALEPIGKDPDLLPSATATWEQDGKLYAYPFSTSPLGVFVNTDLVTAAGRQTPAQQIAAGNWNWEQAVATGAAVQAKTGKGGIVVGDFDYKGWDTLNTIWAGWDARPWSEDGKSCGFDQQPMIDAMTFIHKMVFTDKAMPGPGRTTDFFAGDASMVLTQISRAALLEKAKFKWDLVPLPKGPAGDYSVVGQAGIGVLKRGKHAEEAKKFLAYFTNQENTAKLAQFFPPPRKSQLTSEILAKANPLLEPAQLQSVVINGIERGDIKAGHTGYAELQQTVRAALDPLWKPDADVKAVLAGVCAKIDPLLSK, encoded by the coding sequence ATGAAACTCCGACTCCTGACAGCGGCCGCCACGGCCGTGACGCTCCTGGCCACGGCCGGTTGCGGCGGCGGTTCCGACGACGCTGCCGCGTCCGGCCCGCTCGACCTGCGGATGACGATCTGGAGCGCGAACGCCAAGCACACCGCGCTGTTCGACCAGATCGCCGCCGCCTACAAGAAGGACCATCCCGAGGTCGGCAGGATCACCTTCGAGTCGATCCCGTTCGACAGTTACACGACCGCGCTGACCACCCAGATCGGCGGCGGCAACGCACCCGACCTGGCCTGGATCCTGGAGAGCACCGCGCCGGACTTCGTCACCTCCGGGGCGCTGGAGCCGATCGGCAAGGACCCGGACCTGTTGCCGAGCGCAACCGCCACCTGGGAGCAGGACGGCAAGCTGTACGCCTACCCGTTCTCCACCTCACCGCTGGGAGTCTTCGTCAACACCGACCTGGTGACGGCGGCCGGACGGCAGACTCCCGCGCAGCAGATCGCGGCCGGCAACTGGAACTGGGAGCAGGCGGTCGCCACCGGCGCGGCAGTCCAGGCGAAGACCGGCAAGGGCGGCATCGTCGTCGGCGACTTCGACTACAAGGGCTGGGACACGCTGAACACCATCTGGGCCGGCTGGGACGCCCGGCCGTGGAGCGAGGACGGCAAGAGCTGTGGCTTCGACCAGCAGCCGATGATCGACGCGATGACCTTCATCCACAAGATGGTTTTCACTGACAAGGCGATGCCCGGTCCCGGCCGGACGACGGACTTCTTCGCCGGTGACGCGTCGATGGTGCTGACCCAGATCAGCCGCGCGGCCCTGCTGGAGAAAGCCAAGTTCAAGTGGGACCTGGTGCCGCTGCCGAAGGGGCCGGCCGGTGACTACTCCGTCGTCGGGCAGGCCGGGATCGGCGTACTGAAGCGGGGCAAGCACGCCGAGGAGGCGAAGAAGTTCCTGGCCTACTTCACCAACCAGGAGAACACCGCCAAGCTCGCGCAGTTCTTCCCGCCGCCGCGCAAGTCCCAGCTGACCAGCGAGATCCTGGCCAAGGCCAACCCGCTGCTCGAGCCCGCCCAGTTGCAGAGCGTCGTGATCAACGGGATCGAGCGCGGCGACATCAAGGCCGGCCACACCGGGTACGCCGAACTCCAGCAGACCGTCCGCGCCGCGCTCGACCCGCTGTGGAAGCCGGACGCCGACGTCAAGGCCGTGCTCGCGGGTGTCTGCGCCAAGATCGATCCCCTGCTGAGCAAATGA
- a CDS encoding FAD-dependent oxidoreductase encodes MHTDVLVIGGGLGGVAAALAALRAGRSVAMTEEYDWLGGQLTSQAVPPDEHTWVEQFGVTASYRGLREGIRDYYRRYYPLTAESRAAAELNPGAGYVSKLCHEPRVAVAVLESMLAPYRASRRLQVLQPYKPVDASTDGDRVTSVVVQHRDTGDRLTLTAPYILDATETGELLPLTGTEYVTGFESQAATGEPSAPAEAQPLNMQAVSFCFAVDHVDGDQVGDKPANYAYWRNYQPSFWGDRLLSWNAPDPRSLAASRRTFTPNPDDDPLAVIADQRRSGGDTNLWTFRRIAARKHFLPGAYESDICLVNWPMIDYLDGPVFDVPDAGRHLAGARELSQSVFYWLQTEAPRPDGGTGFSGLRLRGDLLGSSDGLAQAPYIRESRRIAAEYTIVEQDLSVAVRGSQGAVEYDDSVGVGMYRIDLHPSTGGDNYIDVASSPFRIPLGALIPQRVENLLPASKNLGTTHITNGCYRLHPVEWNIGEAAGLLAAFCLDRGVSPRAVRNSPALLSDFQALLVAQGVELSWPAISGY; translated from the coding sequence ATGCATACGGATGTCCTGGTCATCGGCGGCGGGCTCGGCGGAGTCGCCGCGGCTCTCGCGGCCCTGCGGGCCGGCCGCTCGGTGGCGATGACCGAGGAGTACGACTGGCTCGGCGGCCAGCTGACCAGCCAAGCGGTACCGCCCGACGAGCACACCTGGGTGGAGCAGTTCGGTGTCACCGCCTCCTATCGCGGCCTGCGAGAAGGGATCCGCGACTACTACCGTCGCTACTACCCCCTCACCGCAGAGTCGCGAGCCGCCGCGGAACTCAACCCAGGCGCCGGCTACGTCTCCAAGCTCTGCCACGAGCCGCGAGTAGCAGTGGCTGTCCTGGAGTCGATGCTCGCGCCGTACCGCGCCAGCCGCCGTCTGCAGGTGTTGCAGCCCTACAAGCCCGTCGACGCCAGCACTGACGGCGACCGGGTGACCTCCGTCGTAGTACAGCACCGCGACACCGGTGACCGGCTCACTCTGACCGCGCCGTACATCCTCGACGCCACCGAGACCGGGGAACTCCTCCCGCTCACCGGCACGGAGTACGTCACCGGCTTCGAGTCCCAAGCGGCCACTGGCGAGCCCAGTGCGCCAGCGGAGGCGCAGCCGCTCAACATGCAGGCAGTTTCGTTCTGCTTCGCAGTGGATCACGTCGACGGCGACCAGGTCGGTGACAAGCCGGCCAACTACGCGTACTGGCGCAACTACCAGCCCTCGTTCTGGGGAGACCGGTTGCTCTCCTGGAACGCCCCTGATCCTCGCAGCCTCGCAGCTTCGCGGCGCACCTTCACCCCGAACCCCGACGACGACCCGCTCGCGGTGATCGCCGACCAACGGCGTAGCGGAGGTGACACGAATCTGTGGACGTTCCGCCGGATCGCTGCCCGCAAGCACTTCCTCCCGGGCGCCTACGAGTCCGACATCTGTCTGGTGAACTGGCCGATGATCGACTATCTCGACGGCCCGGTCTTCGACGTACCGGACGCCGGCAGGCATCTGGCCGGTGCACGCGAACTGTCGCAGTCGGTCTTCTACTGGCTGCAGACGGAGGCGCCGAGGCCGGACGGTGGCACGGGTTTCTCCGGCCTGCGGCTGCGCGGTGACCTGCTCGGCTCTTCCGACGGGCTGGCCCAGGCGCCCTACATCCGGGAGTCGCGCCGGATCGCGGCGGAGTACACGATCGTGGAACAAGACCTCTCGGTGGCCGTCCGCGGCTCCCAGGGCGCGGTCGAGTACGACGACAGCGTGGGCGTCGGCATGTACCGGATCGACCTGCACCCGTCCACCGGTGGCGACAACTACATCGACGTGGCGAGCAGCCCGTTCCGGATTCCGCTCGGGGCGCTGATCCCGCAGCGGGTGGAGAACCTGCTGCCGGCGAGCAAGAACCTCGGCACCACCCACATCACCAACGGCTGCTACCGGCTGCACCCGGTCGAGTGGAACATCGGCGAGGCCGCGGGACTACTCGCTGCCTTCTGCCTGGACCGCGGCGTCAGCCCGCGCGCGGTCCGCAACTCCCCTGCTCTGCTCAGCGACTTCCAGGCACTGCTGGTCGCCCAGGGCGTCGAACTGAGCTGGCCGGCCATCTCCGGCTACTGA